One Roseimaritima multifibrata DNA window includes the following coding sequences:
- a CDS encoding DUF1501 domain-containing protein — translation MLSIKGSAVTRDLCDPHLTPSRRDILRIGGGGMLGVSLGSMLRMQAQAAKANINGGPGWGKAKSIIMVYLQGGPSQLDLWDPKENLPDNMKSVFSPISTKLPGIKFTENLPKLAQMNDRYTTIRSMSYTPNGLFNHTAAIYQMMTGYTTDKVSPSGQLEPPSPKDFPNFGSNLIRMRPVEEPMLPFVMLPRPLQESNVIGKGGTAGFLGKAYDPYTLYPAGDDMDMEKMSRIKIDDLKLRPEVFSVRLQRRARLRDLLNQQMPDINKAVESFELDEYYDRALSLIVSGRARDAFALSEESDTTREKYGKNTFGQSCLLARRLVEAGTRVVEVIWPKVANSDNHSWDHHTGLSKRMKDQSAPMLDSGLSALIEDLDERGMLEETLVVAVGEFGRSPQRGVSTSGNNNSDDGRDHWPYCYTALMAGAGIRRGYVHGKSDKTASAPLEDPVHPGELLATIYHNFGIDPETMVYNHLNQPREMVKGHAVTGLFS, via the coding sequence ATGTTGTCTATCAAAGGTTCCGCGGTCACTCGAGATTTGTGTGATCCCCATCTGACTCCCTCACGCCGTGATATTCTGCGAATCGGCGGTGGTGGAATGCTGGGCGTATCATTGGGATCGATGCTAAGAATGCAAGCTCAGGCCGCCAAGGCAAACATCAATGGCGGGCCGGGATGGGGAAAAGCGAAAAGCATCATCATGGTCTATTTGCAGGGAGGGCCCAGCCAATTGGATTTGTGGGATCCGAAGGAAAATCTGCCAGACAATATGAAGAGTGTCTTTTCACCGATCAGCACCAAATTGCCCGGGATTAAATTCACCGAAAACCTGCCTAAATTGGCTCAGATGAACGATCGTTACACAACGATCCGGTCGATGTCGTACACCCCCAATGGCTTGTTTAACCATACGGCCGCGATCTATCAAATGATGACCGGTTACACGACCGATAAAGTCAGTCCGTCGGGGCAATTGGAACCGCCAAGCCCGAAAGACTTTCCGAATTTTGGTAGCAACCTGATTCGCATGCGTCCCGTCGAAGAACCGATGCTGCCATTTGTCATGCTGCCACGGCCGTTGCAAGAATCAAATGTGATCGGCAAAGGAGGGACCGCAGGATTCCTTGGCAAAGCGTACGATCCGTACACGCTTTATCCCGCGGGCGACGACATGGACATGGAGAAGATGTCCCGGATCAAGATCGATGACCTCAAGTTGCGTCCCGAGGTTTTCAGCGTTCGTCTGCAACGTCGTGCTCGCTTGCGGGATTTGCTGAATCAGCAAATGCCCGACATCAATAAAGCGGTCGAGTCGTTTGAACTGGACGAGTACTACGACCGTGCACTTTCGCTGATTGTTTCAGGACGAGCACGCGATGCGTTTGCGTTGTCTGAGGAATCCGACACGACGCGAGAAAAATATGGCAAGAACACTTTCGGGCAAAGCTGTTTGTTGGCAAGACGTTTGGTGGAAGCGGGAACCCGAGTCGTAGAAGTGATTTGGCCGAAGGTTGCCAACAGTGATAATCATTCATGGGATCATCACACGGGGTTGAGCAAACGGATGAAAGACCAATCGGCGCCGATGCTCGATTCGGGATTGTCCGCTTTGATCGAAGATCTTGATGAACGAGGAATGCTGGAAGAGACCCTGGTGGTTGCAGTCGGTGAATTTGGCCGGAGCCCTCAACGTGGCGTCAGCACCAGTGGAAACAACAATAGTGACGATGGTCGTGATCATTGGCCTTATTGCTACACCGCGCTGATGGCAGGAGCTGGCATCCGCCGCGGGTACGTGCACGGCAAAAGTGACAAAACGGCCAGTGCACCCTTGGAAGATCCCGTCCATCCCGGCGAATTGTTAGCGACGATCTACCATAATTTTGGGATCGATCCTGAAACCATGGTCTACAACCATTTGAATCAACCAAGAGAGATGGTGAAGGGTCACGCCGTGACAGGATTATTCAGCTAG
- a CDS encoding DUF1549 domain-containing protein, with amino-acid sequence MFGQRKSIQRKSILLGQVEIDVMSWLFQKFGRSVAGGSSQSGLNGIGVLAALLLAGWIALPVQAEEVSTAAEPSKPSFSSTIEPIFRAHCYGCHQGAKQLGDYQMTDFAALLIGGESESPAIVVGKPDESHLIELITPVDGHAEMPRGESAPLSEIEIAQIRQWILDGAVDDRVAAVPAYDADNPPLYSRPPAITSLDFSPTEDLCAIAGFHEVLLVNSQNGERVGRLIGMSERINAVAFSPDGKRLAVAAGSPALQGELQVWDVATQALQLSVPVTFDTLTGVSWSPDGSQLAFACADTSIRAIDAVTGKQVLYQSAHEDWVRDTVYSLDGSHLMSVGRDMTVKLTEVATERFVDNVTSITPGALAGGINAIDRHPSRDEILVGGADGAPKIYRVFRQTARKIGDDANLIRRLPNMPGRIFSVDISPDGTRLAAAATVDGVSEVRIWQYELNSDLPAEIKAIQAKRVASRTADEKKKLQGFQSQEVAEVAKLAIPDAAVFAVAFDPQNRLGVASADGKVRILSTGDGAVEATWEPAPLTPVDQVAPDTGFDVAKWAADAAAEKATTEFSDANIESSGIDLKDVVRLHLTPDKITLDGSLAYNQLLVTAETKAGERVDVTRSCQLSLPDFVAVDAQGLMRPVSHGTGKLTVSLGDLTSEIDVTTSNLDSSESYDFVRDVAPTLSRLGCNSGTCHGAQKGKNGFRLSLRGYDPLFDIRALADDLMGRRLNSVSADVSLMLQKPLGVVPHQGGVLMSVGDPYHTVLRRWIADGANLDLEGPRIERIELSPTKPVVEKIGASQQMRVVAFYTDGTTRDVTREAFIESGNTEIATSAGKALLTSLRRGEAPILARYEGAYAATTLTVMGERDGFEWKQPESWGKIDDLVATKWERLKLQPSELCTDAEYLRRVTLDLTGLPPTSDQVRAFLSDERPTREKREAIVDELIGSPAYVDYWTNKWADLLQVNRKFLGVEGAASFRDWIRTAVDENRPYDQFAKQILTASGSNHENPAAAYYKILREPEAILENTTQLFLGIRFNCNKCHDHPFEKWTQDQYYQTAAFFRGVGLKADPISKDRKVGGTAVEGAKPLYEEVFENANGKVLHGRTGNPTEAVFPYETEYKAEDASTDRQRLAAWMVSSDNQYFTRSYVNRVWGYLTGVGVIEPVDDIRAGNPASNPELLQYLTEQMIANGYDTRKLMREICTSRTYQLSVKTNSWNDDDSQNYAHATPRRLPAEVLFDAVHKVTGAETQIPGVPKGTRASALPDSGVQLPDGFLANLGRPVRESACECERSTDLQLGPVMALVSGPTVGHAISDVNNDLATLVKDLPEDEALTEELFLRILGRMPNVNELAAFQMICEEVQTDHEQLTAKLAETEAWWVGERETREKQRLAAIADVEKQIKERTVAIQDQRAQLEKAREQRIAVATKSLEEVQAATSDRIAAWIKEQSTATDWMPLRPATLAASNKAVLRPQSDRSILAEGPKEKGTYTITVRSHLPKITGFRLEALPIPGLKGGGPGFPDNGNFVVTEFQVTAAPLGKPAEAKPVKLVKSNADFSQGGFSPAAMLDGKTNDQGGWAVHPRGGTVHWATMQTEQPIENPEGTLLTFTIHQFHNAVDHRLAQFRLSATGDPGDIPLGLPESLSAVAMTPQAQRTESQLATLTQYYSKSDDTLQKAQAALGVAKAVVPEDSQVVALKQRLQVLQTETPDDLRLVQLRLDVQQSQTQLKNLRLTVAEDLTWALINSPAFLFNR; translated from the coding sequence ATGTTTGGTCAACGCAAATCGATTCAACGCAAATCGATATTGCTTGGCCAAGTGGAGATTGACGTTATGTCGTGGTTGTTCCAAAAGTTTGGAAGAAGTGTTGCTGGAGGAAGCAGCCAGTCCGGTTTGAATGGGATTGGTGTCTTGGCAGCCTTGTTGCTGGCAGGCTGGATCGCGTTGCCTGTCCAAGCTGAAGAAGTCTCGACTGCCGCCGAGCCAAGCAAGCCGAGTTTCTCGTCAACGATCGAGCCGATTTTTCGAGCTCACTGCTACGGTTGTCATCAGGGCGCTAAGCAGCTTGGTGATTACCAAATGACCGATTTTGCGGCTCTTTTGATTGGTGGTGAGAGCGAATCGCCAGCGATCGTTGTGGGCAAACCCGACGAGAGCCACTTGATCGAACTGATCACGCCAGTCGATGGGCACGCGGAAATGCCTCGCGGCGAATCCGCTCCGCTGTCAGAGATCGAAATCGCTCAAATCCGACAATGGATTTTGGATGGAGCCGTCGACGACCGCGTCGCTGCGGTACCGGCATACGATGCGGACAACCCGCCGCTTTACAGTCGCCCGCCTGCGATCACTTCGTTGGATTTCTCTCCCACCGAGGATCTCTGCGCAATCGCTGGGTTTCATGAAGTCCTCTTGGTGAATTCGCAAAACGGAGAACGTGTGGGACGCCTGATTGGGATGAGTGAACGGATCAATGCCGTCGCGTTCTCTCCCGATGGCAAGCGTCTGGCGGTCGCAGCTGGTTCACCCGCTTTGCAGGGAGAATTACAGGTCTGGGACGTTGCGACTCAGGCACTGCAGCTTTCGGTTCCAGTAACATTCGATACCCTGACCGGAGTTAGTTGGTCGCCCGACGGGAGTCAATTGGCTTTCGCGTGTGCCGATACTTCGATCCGTGCGATCGACGCAGTGACCGGGAAACAAGTCCTCTATCAGAGTGCTCATGAAGATTGGGTGCGTGATACGGTTTATTCGCTGGATGGTTCCCACCTGATGTCGGTCGGCCGTGACATGACGGTCAAACTGACTGAAGTGGCTACCGAGCGGTTCGTTGATAACGTGACTTCGATCACGCCCGGTGCATTGGCTGGAGGGATCAATGCGATTGATCGACACCCCAGCCGAGACGAAATCTTGGTCGGTGGAGCCGATGGGGCTCCAAAAATCTACCGTGTCTTTCGTCAGACAGCGAGAAAGATCGGCGACGATGCCAACCTGATCCGTCGCTTGCCAAACATGCCGGGACGAATTTTCAGTGTCGATATCAGCCCCGATGGAACCCGCTTGGCCGCGGCGGCGACCGTGGACGGAGTCAGTGAAGTTCGCATTTGGCAGTATGAGTTGAATAGCGACTTGCCAGCGGAAATAAAGGCGATCCAAGCGAAACGCGTGGCCAGCCGAACCGCTGACGAAAAAAAGAAGTTGCAAGGTTTCCAGTCACAGGAAGTCGCTGAGGTTGCCAAGCTTGCGATTCCCGATGCAGCGGTTTTTGCGGTTGCATTTGACCCGCAAAATCGATTGGGCGTCGCCAGTGCCGATGGAAAGGTGCGGATTCTATCGACGGGCGATGGAGCGGTCGAAGCGACGTGGGAACCCGCTCCGTTGACCCCGGTTGATCAGGTCGCACCCGACACCGGTTTTGATGTGGCCAAATGGGCGGCGGATGCCGCTGCGGAAAAAGCGACGACCGAATTTTCTGATGCCAATATCGAATCCAGCGGCATCGATCTGAAGGACGTGGTTCGGCTGCATCTGACGCCCGACAAAATCACGCTTGATGGATCGTTGGCTTACAATCAGTTGTTGGTGACCGCCGAAACGAAGGCCGGCGAGCGAGTCGATGTCACTCGTAGTTGTCAGCTTTCATTGCCCGATTTTGTAGCGGTGGATGCTCAGGGTCTGATGCGTCCTGTTTCCCATGGGACCGGAAAACTGACCGTTTCTCTGGGGGATCTGACCAGTGAAATCGATGTGACCACGTCGAATCTTGATTCCTCGGAAAGTTATGATTTCGTTCGCGATGTCGCACCCACGCTCTCACGGTTGGGGTGTAATTCCGGAACCTGTCACGGAGCTCAGAAAGGAAAGAATGGTTTTCGTTTATCGCTTCGCGGTTACGATCCGTTGTTTGATATTCGCGCGCTCGCTGATGACCTGATGGGACGACGCTTAAATTCGGTTTCCGCAGATGTCAGTTTGATGCTTCAGAAACCGCTGGGGGTAGTGCCTCACCAAGGGGGCGTTTTGATGTCCGTTGGGGATCCTTACCACACCGTGCTGCGACGCTGGATCGCCGACGGGGCAAACTTGGATTTGGAAGGTCCGCGAATCGAGCGGATTGAACTATCGCCAACGAAACCGGTTGTGGAAAAAATTGGGGCCAGCCAGCAGATGCGTGTGGTTGCTTTTTACACCGATGGAACCACACGGGATGTGACCCGCGAAGCGTTCATTGAAAGTGGCAATACGGAAATCGCAACTTCTGCCGGGAAGGCATTGCTAACTTCGCTGCGTCGCGGGGAAGCCCCCATCTTGGCTCGCTATGAAGGTGCGTATGCGGCAACCACCCTAACCGTCATGGGAGAACGTGACGGTTTTGAATGGAAGCAACCTGAATCATGGGGAAAGATCGATGATTTGGTGGCAACCAAATGGGAACGTTTAAAACTACAGCCAAGCGAGCTCTGTACCGATGCTGAATACCTTCGCCGCGTGACGCTGGACCTTACCGGGTTGCCGCCGACGTCCGATCAGGTTCGCGCCTTCTTGAGTGATGAACGACCGACGCGTGAAAAACGTGAAGCGATTGTTGATGAATTGATTGGTAGTCCCGCCTATGTGGATTACTGGACCAACAAGTGGGCGGACCTGTTGCAGGTCAATCGAAAATTCTTGGGCGTCGAAGGGGCAGCCAGTTTCCGCGATTGGATTCGAACCGCTGTCGATGAAAATCGACCGTACGATCAATTCGCTAAACAGATTCTGACGGCTTCAGGATCCAATCACGAAAATCCTGCAGCGGCGTACTACAAGATCCTCCGGGAACCGGAAGCGATCCTCGAAAATACGACTCAGTTGTTTTTAGGGATTCGCTTTAACTGCAATAAATGCCACGATCATCCATTTGAAAAATGGACCCAAGATCAGTACTACCAAACGGCCGCTTTCTTTCGGGGCGTAGGCCTAAAAGCCGATCCGATAAGCAAGGACCGCAAGGTTGGCGGGACCGCCGTGGAGGGTGCAAAACCGCTTTACGAAGAGGTCTTTGAGAACGCCAATGGTAAGGTCTTGCACGGCCGGACCGGAAATCCGACCGAAGCGGTCTTCCCTTACGAAACCGAATACAAAGCGGAAGATGCCTCCACGGATCGCCAGCGATTGGCCGCTTGGATGGTTTCCTCGGATAATCAGTATTTCACCCGCAGCTATGTCAATCGTGTTTGGGGATATTTGACCGGTGTCGGCGTGATTGAACCGGTTGACGATATTCGAGCGGGCAACCCCGCTTCCAATCCGGAATTGCTGCAATACTTGACCGAGCAGATGATTGCCAATGGCTACGATACGCGGAAGCTGATGCGGGAGATCTGCACCAGTCGGACCTATCAACTATCGGTGAAAACGAATTCGTGGAACGATGACGATTCACAGAATTACGCTCACGCGACTCCGCGACGTTTGCCTGCGGAGGTCTTGTTCGATGCGGTTCATAAAGTTACCGGAGCGGAAACTCAGATTCCTGGAGTCCCCAAAGGAACACGTGCGTCCGCGTTACCTGATTCCGGCGTCCAATTGCCGGATGGCTTTTTAGCAAACCTAGGCCGGCCGGTTCGCGAAAGTGCTTGCGAGTGCGAACGTTCCACCGATTTGCAACTTGGGCCGGTGATGGCTCTTGTTAGTGGGCCAACGGTCGGACACGCGATTTCGGATGTGAACAATGACTTGGCGACTTTGGTAAAAGATTTGCCCGAGGACGAAGCATTGACCGAAGAGCTGTTTCTGAGAATTTTGGGACGGATGCCAAACGTTAATGAACTAGCGGCCTTCCAGATGATTTGTGAGGAAGTGCAGACAGACCACGAACAACTAACTGCCAAGCTAGCTGAAACGGAAGCGTGGTGGGTCGGGGAACGCGAGACGCGAGAAAAACAAAGGCTTGCCGCGATTGCCGATGTCGAAAAACAGATCAAGGAGCGGACCGTCGCGATTCAAGACCAGAGAGCTCAGCTGGAGAAAGCGCGTGAGCAGCGGATTGCGGTTGCGACAAAATCGTTAGAAGAAGTGCAGGCCGCTACGAGTGATCGAATCGCCGCTTGGATTAAAGAACAATCGACGGCGACCGATTGGATGCCGCTTCGACCGGCGACCTTGGCGGCTTCAAACAAAGCGGTTCTGCGGCCTCAGTCGGATCGATCCATTCTTGCCGAAGGGCCGAAAGAGAAGGGGACCTACACGATTACGGTCCGTTCGCATTTGCCAAAGATTACAGGTTTTCGGCTGGAAGCATTGCCGATTCCTGGACTCAAAGGTGGTGGGCCAGGATTTCCGGACAACGGTAATTTTGTGGTCACTGAATTCCAGGTGACGGCAGCTCCACTGGGGAAGCCGGCTGAAGCAAAGCCGGTCAAGTTGGTGAAATCAAACGCGGACTTTTCGCAGGGTGGGTTTTCGCCTGCAGCAATGCTGGACGGGAAAACAAATGACCAAGGTGGCTGGGCCGTCCATCCGCGTGGAGGAACCGTGCACTGGGCGACGATGCAGACGGAACAGCCGATCGAAAACCCCGAAGGAACTCTGCTGACATTCACGATCCACCAATTCCACAATGCGGTCGATCATCGTTTGGCTCAGTTCCGTTTGAGTGCGACCGGGGATCCCGGTGATATCCCGCTGGGACTGCCGGAATCGCTTTCCGCAGTTGCCATGACTCCTCAGGCACAACGAACGGAGTCACAGTTGGCAACTCTGACGCAGTATTACAGCAAGTCGGATGACACCCTGCAGAAGGCTCAGGCAGCCCTTGGCGTTGCGAAGGCCGTCGTTCCCGAAGATTCGCAGGTGGTCGCGTTGAAGCAACGATTGCAGGTTTTGCAAACCGAAACACCAGACGATCTGCGTTTGGTTCAACTGCGACTGGATGTCCAGCAAAGCCAAACGCAACTGAAAAATCTTCGTTTGACCGTTGCGGAAGATTTAACCTGGGCGCTGATCAATAGTCCCGCATTTTTGTTTAACCGCTAA
- a CDS encoding sugar phosphate isomerase/epimerase family protein, with protein MPRLAAFPKAFMQALCKDGSMTVSEWIELAATLEIDGLEWYAGFLEMEDRSNWVRFSKQVESHGMVIPMLCCSPDFTHPDPAFRRAQVLRQQHWIEMAEALGASYCRVLSGQRRPELSIAQGVQFAVESIEACLPFAEERGITLIIENHYKDDFWEYPEFAQQMDVFCQIVDAIDDPNFGVNYDPSNTYLAGEDPLELLRRVSDRVVTMHASDRYLIEGTMEDLRREETGAVGYAKRLRHGEIGKGLNDYDAIFSELVSKGFDGWISIEDGVDGMEQLARSVAFLKKKIQEHWG; from the coding sequence ATGCCCCGATTGGCTGCCTTTCCGAAAGCTTTCATGCAGGCCCTCTGCAAAGACGGATCAATGACGGTTTCTGAGTGGATTGAATTGGCCGCGACCTTAGAAATCGATGGTCTTGAGTGGTACGCAGGTTTTCTGGAAATGGAAGATCGCTCCAACTGGGTCCGGTTCAGCAAACAGGTCGAAAGCCATGGGATGGTGATCCCGATGCTCTGCTGCTCGCCCGATTTCACTCACCCCGACCCCGCGTTTCGCCGGGCTCAAGTGCTGCGGCAACAGCACTGGATCGAAATGGCCGAGGCACTGGGGGCTAGCTATTGCCGAGTCCTCAGCGGTCAACGACGGCCGGAATTGAGCATCGCACAAGGGGTCCAGTTTGCCGTCGAATCGATCGAAGCCTGCCTGCCGTTTGCCGAGGAACGCGGAATCACACTGATTATCGAAAATCACTACAAAGACGATTTCTGGGAATATCCCGAATTTGCACAGCAGATGGACGTTTTCTGCCAAATCGTCGATGCCATCGACGACCCCAATTTCGGAGTCAACTATGACCCCAGCAATACGTACCTAGCTGGCGAAGACCCTCTTGAACTCCTTCGCCGTGTTTCCGATCGAGTCGTCACGATGCATGCGAGCGATCGATACCTGATCGAAGGGACGATGGAAGACCTTCGCCGAGAGGAAACCGGCGCTGTCGGCTACGCCAAACGCCTTCGTCACGGTGAAATTGGCAAAGGCCTAAACGACTATGACGCCATCTTTAGTGAATTGGTCAGCAAAGGATTCGACGGCTGGATCAGCATCGAAGATGGAGTCGACGGGATGGAACAATTGGCTCGCAGCGTTGCGTTTCTAAAAAAGAAAATCCAAGAGCACTGGGGATAG
- a CDS encoding DUF4832 domain-containing protein, which produces MAEWRLAVGCWLLVVGCWLLVVGCWLLVVLFAGKGLGEMMRCFACGGCVVCAMLVLLFAGSSVCAEEVVVRPRPQAGPLDNPLKGWCPYTNAGDIHQPYSMVFQYVSWRELEPEQGQFRFAEWEKKWEVAAAKGKHILFRIYIDYPSLPSGLPDWVRKAGVKEAPYTDHGGGLSPDYDDPRMVAAMEQFIAALGDRYNKNPRVAFLQVGMLGFWGEWHTWPREKMYASKQTEQKVIQAFRKAFPDKSLMVRNASGFAGDQDWIGFHDDMFPEDTDNGKDWSFLAGLRASGRTTNWEQAVIGGEMVPGKAKQWLGTDFDRTLAMLDRSHFTWVGPYCPALDRTKSDVFRQRSQELVRKMGYEFQIDEAAHPATVQAKQPAQYSISGQNLGVAPFYYPWSVELALLDASGALVQSQQVRWDIRTWKPGKFKEADRIAFDVPPGSYSLAIGIRDPWQDRPAIRFANELPVVKGWTVLSQIEVTSETYNK; this is translated from the coding sequence GTGGCGGAGTGGCGGTTGGCGGTTGGTTGTTGGTTGTTGGTTGTTGGTTGTTGGTTGTTGGTTGTTGGTTGTTGGTTGTTGGTTGTGCTTTTTGCTGGTAAAGGTTTGGGGGAAATGATGCGATGCTTTGCTTGCGGTGGGTGTGTTGTTTGCGCGATGCTCGTTTTGCTTTTTGCGGGCTCCTCGGTTTGTGCGGAGGAGGTTGTTGTTCGGCCTCGACCGCAGGCGGGGCCTCTGGATAATCCGCTGAAGGGCTGGTGCCCCTACACGAATGCCGGTGACATTCATCAGCCATACTCGATGGTGTTTCAGTATGTCTCCTGGCGTGAACTGGAACCGGAGCAAGGGCAGTTTCGGTTTGCCGAGTGGGAAAAGAAGTGGGAAGTCGCGGCGGCTAAAGGCAAACACATCCTTTTCCGTATCTATATCGATTACCCTTCGTTGCCTTCAGGCCTTCCTGATTGGGTGCGGAAAGCGGGTGTCAAAGAAGCACCCTATACGGATCACGGGGGTGGTTTGTCTCCGGACTACGACGACCCTCGTATGGTTGCCGCGATGGAGCAATTCATTGCGGCTCTTGGGGATCGCTACAACAAAAATCCTCGAGTCGCTTTTCTGCAAGTCGGTATGCTCGGATTCTGGGGAGAGTGGCATACTTGGCCTCGCGAAAAAATGTACGCGTCAAAGCAGACCGAGCAGAAAGTTATTCAAGCGTTTCGGAAGGCGTTTCCTGACAAGTCTTTGATGGTTCGCAATGCAAGTGGATTCGCCGGAGATCAGGATTGGATTGGGTTTCACGATGATATGTTCCCCGAAGATACGGACAATGGCAAAGATTGGAGTTTCCTCGCGGGGCTTCGTGCCTCCGGACGGACAACCAATTGGGAGCAGGCTGTGATCGGCGGCGAGATGGTTCCGGGGAAAGCCAAGCAATGGTTGGGAACCGATTTTGATAGGACTCTTGCCATGCTAGATCGGTCGCACTTCACCTGGGTCGGTCCGTATTGCCCGGCGTTGGATCGAACGAAAAGTGACGTCTTTCGGCAACGAAGCCAGGAACTCGTTCGCAAGATGGGCTACGAATTTCAAATCGATGAAGCGGCTCATCCCGCTACCGTCCAAGCGAAGCAGCCTGCCCAATATTCAATAAGCGGTCAGAATCTTGGGGTCGCGCCATTTTATTACCCTTGGTCTGTTGAGTTGGCGCTGTTGGATGCTTCAGGGGCATTGGTGCAATCGCAGCAGGTTCGTTGGGATATTCGTACCTGGAAACCCGGCAAGTTTAAAGAGGCCGACCGAATCGCTTTTGACGTGCCTCCTGGATCCTATTCGTTAGCAATCGGAATTCGCGATCCCTGGCAAGATCGTCCTGCCATTCGGTTTGCTAATGAATTGCCCGTTGTGAAGGGGTGGACCGTCCTGTCTCAAATCGAAGTGACATCTGAGACTTATAATAAATAG